Proteins from a genomic interval of Candidatus Rokuibacteriota bacterium:
- a CDS encoding DUF4340 domain-containing protein, whose translation MSWKTLTVLAVLAAGLGGFLVVDSYWLTPKREKTAGVKGRLWTIEPKDVLGLTIKRKDDTIKLKRAGDGWEMLEPVKTRANSGAVNEMVTGLATVRVDREIDANPSKPSDFGLEPPEALVTLEVKGQAAPLTLAVGGKNPTGVWVYAREGSKPAVVAIGDSVSRDVTRPVAEFRDRTLFAFDRRNVSAVDLDLDGSKMTFEAEEGGKWRIAKPGPFRGDAEMITEMLDKLASVTAKEFLGPQKSPAAYGLDKPSRVTLWLGKDKDRTSKTLLLGKVDAAKKGVYVQRQGEQEVLLAPSETWDKLPKTVAAARDKVVFAYAYDKVNRVEIESAAGTVKLERDGINWNITAPEALKADSGAVNGLLWRIRDLRASGFLDESPAGVARYLSKPDVTVKIWEEGAKEPKILLLGLSNAVKVGEPTGVAAPSAKGPVFMVEAKDIRDFSKTTTDLRDKSVVASFDMKEVKRVRLTVGDKRLLLERRGEDEWRVLEPSKGPAKEIKVTGLLLTLRALKWKEIAAADGADAARFGLDKPEVEIAVLKADGKEMAGLAIGRTDPKLSYVRSKSSPVIYAVDPKLLEDIRKAPSEIPG comes from the coding sequence ATGAGCTGGAAGACCCTGACCGTCCTCGCCGTTCTCGCCGCGGGCCTCGGCGGCTTCCTCGTCGTAGACAGCTACTGGCTGACCCCGAAGCGCGAGAAGACGGCCGGCGTCAAAGGACGCCTGTGGACCATCGAGCCCAAGGACGTCCTAGGGCTGACCATCAAGCGCAAGGACGACACGATCAAGCTCAAGCGCGCGGGCGACGGATGGGAGATGCTGGAGCCGGTGAAGACGCGGGCCAACAGCGGCGCCGTCAACGAGATGGTGACGGGGCTCGCGACCGTGAGGGTGGACCGGGAGATCGACGCCAACCCGTCCAAGCCGAGCGACTTCGGCCTCGAGCCGCCGGAGGCCCTGGTCACGCTCGAGGTCAAGGGCCAGGCCGCGCCGCTCACCCTCGCCGTGGGCGGCAAGAACCCGACGGGGGTCTGGGTCTACGCGCGCGAGGGAAGCAAGCCGGCCGTGGTCGCGATCGGCGACTCGGTCTCCCGCGATGTTACGCGCCCGGTCGCCGAATTCAGGGACAGGACCCTCTTCGCCTTCGACCGGCGGAACGTCAGCGCGGTCGACCTCGACCTCGACGGGTCGAAAATGACGTTCGAAGCGGAGGAGGGGGGCAAGTGGCGCATCGCCAAGCCCGGCCCCTTCCGGGGCGACGCCGAGATGATCACGGAAATGCTCGACAAGCTCGCGAGCGTCACGGCGAAGGAGTTTCTCGGTCCACAGAAGTCGCCGGCAGCCTACGGCCTCGACAAGCCCTCGCGGGTGACGCTCTGGCTCGGCAAGGACAAGGACCGCACGTCCAAGACCCTCCTCCTGGGCAAGGTCGACGCCGCGAAGAAAGGCGTCTACGTCCAGCGCCAGGGCGAGCAGGAAGTGCTGTTGGCCCCCAGCGAGACCTGGGACAAGCTGCCGAAGACCGTCGCGGCGGCGCGCGACAAAGTGGTCTTCGCCTACGCCTACGACAAGGTCAACCGCGTCGAGATCGAGAGCGCGGCGGGGACCGTTAAGCTCGAGCGAGATGGCATCAACTGGAACATCACGGCGCCAGAGGCTCTCAAGGCCGACAGCGGCGCCGTCAATGGCCTGCTCTGGCGCATCCGCGACCTGCGCGCCTCGGGCTTCCTCGACGAGTCGCCGGCCGGCGTCGCGCGCTACCTGTCCAAGCCCGACGTGACGGTGAAGATCTGGGAGGAAGGCGCCAAGGAGCCCAAGATCCTGCTCCTGGGGCTGTCCAATGCGGTTAAGGTCGGCGAGCCGACGGGCGTGGCGGCGCCGAGCGCGAAGGGTCCGGTCTTCATGGTCGAGGCCAAGGACATCCGAGATTTTTCCAAGACGACGACGGACCTGCGCGACAAGAGCGTGGTCGCCTCCTTCGATATGAAGGAGGTCAAGCGCGTACGCCTTACGGTCGGCGACAAGCGCCTGCTGCTGGAGCGCCGCGGGGAGGACGAATGGCGGGTGCTCGAGCCGTCGAAGGGTCCGGCCAAGGAGATCAAGGTCACGGGCCTGCTCCTGACGCTGCGCGCCCTCAAGTGGAAGGAGATCGCCGCCGCGGACGGCGCCGACGCGGCGCGGTTCGGACTGGACAAGCCCGAGGTCGAGATCGCCGTGCTCAAGGCGGACGGCAAAGAGATGGCGGGCCTGGCCATCGGACGGACCGACCCCAAGCTGAGCTACGTGCGGAGCAAGTCGTCGCCGGTCATCTACGCGGTCGACCCGAAGTTGCTGGAAGACATCCGCAAGGCGCCCTCCGAGATCCCCGGCTAG
- a CDS encoding MBL fold metallo-hydrolase — MTSPSAGVYLRQMELGPMQNFVYLIGDPETRDCVAVDPAWEIDAILEQVRADGMHLTGALVTHTHQDHVGGHLFGRDIPGIEDLLAKAPAKVYVHAAEREFLRGFGSDLVKVGGGDTLDVGRMKITFVHTPGHTPGSQCFLVDGRLISGDTLFIRSCGRTDLPGSDPREMYTSLTQRLGALPDDTVVFPGHNYGGTVTTIGDEKRHNPMMRFPTMTEFLRAMGRG; from the coding sequence ATGACGTCTCCCTCCGCCGGCGTCTACCTCAGGCAGATGGAGCTGGGCCCGATGCAGAACTTCGTCTACCTCATCGGTGACCCGGAGACGCGGGACTGCGTCGCGGTGGATCCGGCCTGGGAGATCGACGCCATCCTGGAGCAGGTCAGGGCCGACGGGATGCATCTCACCGGCGCGCTCGTCACCCACACGCACCAGGACCACGTCGGCGGCCACCTCTTCGGCCGCGACATCCCCGGGATCGAGGATCTCCTGGCCAAGGCCCCGGCCAAGGTCTACGTCCACGCGGCCGAGCGCGAGTTCCTCCGCGGCTTCGGCTCGGACCTCGTCAAGGTGGGCGGCGGGGACACCCTCGACGTGGGGCGCATGAAGATCACGTTCGTCCACACGCCGGGGCATACGCCGGGCTCCCAGTGCTTCCTCGTGGACGGCCGCCTGATCTCGGGCGACACGCTCTTCATTCGCTCCTGCGGCCGCACCGACCTGCCCGGCAGCGACCCCAGGGAGATGTACACCTCGCTGACCCAGCGGCTGGGCGCTCTCCCGGACGACACGGTGGTCTTCCCCGGCCACAACTACGGCGGGACCGTCACCACGATCGGTGACGAGAAGCGCCACAATCCAATGATGCGCTTCCCCACGATGACCGAATTCCTGAGGGCGATGGGCCGCGGCTAG
- a CDS encoding SDR family oxidoreductase has translation MTPQGIKQVNKTARKVALVTGGAIRLGRAIALELARAGFDVAVNFHRSAAGARATTAAIGALGARAVSIRADVAKPAEARRLVAETVRRLGRLDLLVNNAGVFWRTPWDTVTPADFDRFIAVNVKGAFFCSQAAARAMGRRGGRIINLADVGAERAWPGYIPYAISKAGVVMLTRGLAAALAPRIQVNAVGPGAVLLPEDFPRESKRRLRAKIPMGRLGHPDDVAAAVRFFATCPAYITGQVLYVDGGATTV, from the coding sequence ATGACACCACAGGGAATTAAACAAGTCAACAAAACGGCCCGCAAGGTCGCTCTCGTAACGGGCGGCGCGATCCGCCTCGGCCGCGCCATCGCGCTCGAGCTCGCCCGGGCGGGCTTCGACGTCGCGGTCAACTTTCACCGCTCGGCTGCCGGAGCGCGCGCCACGACCGCCGCGATCGGCGCGCTGGGCGCCCGCGCGGTGAGCATCCGCGCCGACGTGGCCAAGCCGGCGGAGGCGCGGCGGCTGGTGGCAGAGACCGTCCGACGGCTCGGGCGGCTCGACCTGCTGGTCAACAACGCGGGCGTCTTCTGGCGCACGCCCTGGGACACCGTCACCCCTGCCGACTTCGACCGGTTCATCGCCGTCAACGTCAAGGGCGCCTTCTTCTGCTCCCAGGCCGCCGCGCGCGCGATGGGTCGTCGGGGGGGCCGCATCATCAACCTGGCGGATGTGGGCGCCGAGCGGGCGTGGCCGGGCTATATCCCCTACGCCATCTCCAAGGCGGGCGTGGTGATGCTGACGCGAGGGCTCGCGGCGGCGCTGGCGCCCCGGATCCAGGTCAACGCGGTGGGACCCGGCGCGGTCCTCCTGCCCGAGGATTTCCCGCGCGAGTCGAAGCGGCGGCTGCGGGCGAAGATCCCGATGGGCAGGCTCGGGCACCCGGACGACGTGGCGGCGGCGGTGCGCTTCTTCGCCACCTGCCCGGCTTATATCACGGGCCAGGTGCTCTACGTAGACGGAGGCGCGACCACCGTCTAG
- a CDS encoding DUF502 domain-containing protein, which translates to MSGPLRNWVKVRFITGFFVTVPVIASAWLLYVFWDFIDTFFSPGYERLFGRRIPGLGFLTAVLFILFMGTIATNVVGRRILARIERVFARVPIFRSIYPSIKQLIESFSPEKRQSFKAVVLAEHPREGEFVFGFVTSEVLVETPGRKREMVTVFVPTNNLYLGDVIMVPRQDVISTGLTVEEGIRIILSAGTATPSRLPRERL; encoded by the coding sequence ATGTCCGGCCCGCTTCGAAACTGGGTCAAGGTCCGCTTCATCACCGGTTTCTTCGTCACGGTCCCCGTCATCGCCAGCGCATGGCTCCTGTACGTGTTCTGGGATTTCATCGACACGTTTTTCTCCCCCGGCTACGAGCGGCTCTTCGGCCGGCGCATCCCCGGCCTGGGCTTCCTCACCGCCGTGCTGTTCATCCTGTTCATGGGCACCATCGCCACCAACGTCGTGGGCCGCCGCATCCTCGCGCGCATCGAGCGCGTGTTCGCCCGCGTGCCGATCTTCCGCAGCATCTACCCGTCCATCAAGCAGCTGATCGAGTCCTTCTCGCCCGAGAAGCGCCAGTCCTTCAAAGCCGTCGTTCTCGCCGAGCACCCCCGCGAGGGCGAGTTCGTCTTCGGCTTCGTCACCTCCGAGGTCCTCGTGGAGACGCCCGGCCGCAAGCGAGAGATGGTGACCGTCTTCGTCCCGACCAACAACCTCTACCTGGGCGACGTCATCATGGTGCCGCGGCAGGACGTCATCTCCACCGGGCTCACGGTCGAGGAGGGCATTCGCATCATCCTCTCGGCCGGCACCGCCACCCCCTCCCGGCTGCCGCGCGAGCGGCTCTGA
- a CDS encoding CocE/NonD family hydrolase has product MDNPVVVRVAEVAQGVGMATLRFNFRGVGASGGVHAGGEGEQDDVAAALAALAGRLPAKSPIGLAGYSFGAWVAARVAAAMPALPALALLAPPLGMYALDFLGHAPSHTLLVSGSRDQYCPAEALERLGMRLGTRAEIIEGAEHFFFGKLFPLSEAVERWLRTWAP; this is encoded by the coding sequence ATGGACAATCCCGTGGTGGTCCGGGTCGCCGAAGTTGCCCAAGGCGTGGGCATGGCGACCCTCCGCTTCAATTTTCGCGGAGTGGGAGCATCGGGCGGCGTCCATGCAGGCGGCGAGGGCGAGCAGGACGACGTGGCCGCGGCGCTCGCGGCGCTGGCCGGGCGGCTGCCCGCGAAGAGCCCGATAGGCCTCGCGGGTTACTCCTTCGGCGCCTGGGTAGCGGCGCGTGTCGCGGCGGCCATGCCTGCCCTGCCCGCGCTGGCCCTGCTGGCGCCCCCCCTCGGGATGTACGCTCTGGACTTCCTCGGCCACGCGCCCTCGCATACGCTGCTCGTGTCGGGTAGCCGAGACCAGTACTGCCCCGCGGAGGCGCTCGAGCGGCTGGGGATGCGGCTCGGCACCAGGGCGGAGATCATCGAGGGCGCTGAGCACTTCTTCTTCGGCAAGCTGTTCCCCCTGAGCGAGGCGGTGGAACGGTGGCTGCGGACGTGGGCGCCCTAG
- a CDS encoding tetratricopeptide repeat protein → MTKGSLWLPFVFSVALAAAGCASGADEAVQQDLAQMRRDLDALNLALHRSGGETGTVLSQLERRTREQSGESARQLSAMNARTDGLTAEMNRLSARLDELAQRLDSQNRPQGDGPGGRPAPSPVPTPSPSGGARSPGDGTAAESYKAAYLDFTKGNYTLAIAEFREFVRRHPDASQADGAQYWIGESYFSMGRAAASAGQADKAREALEQSVQEFRKVFVNYPRGRQVPTALYKEALALVELKQVKVAQARLQYLVDNFPQSEEAPLARERLKNLGQ, encoded by the coding sequence GTGACGAAGGGGAGCCTGTGGCTCCCCTTCGTCTTTTCCGTCGCCCTCGCGGCCGCCGGGTGCGCCAGCGGCGCGGACGAGGCTGTGCAGCAGGACCTGGCGCAGATGCGGAGGGACCTCGACGCCCTCAACCTGGCCCTGCACAGGAGCGGAGGCGAGACCGGGACCGTGCTGAGCCAGCTCGAGCGGCGCACCCGCGAGCAATCGGGAGAGAGCGCGCGCCAGCTGTCGGCGATGAACGCCCGGACCGACGGCCTCACGGCCGAGATGAATCGTCTCTCCGCGCGGCTCGACGAGCTGGCACAGCGGCTCGACAGCCAGAACCGCCCGCAGGGCGACGGGCCGGGCGGGCGCCCGGCCCCGTCGCCCGTTCCGACCCCATCGCCCTCGGGCGGGGCCCGCTCGCCGGGTGACGGCACGGCCGCGGAGAGCTATAAGGCAGCCTACCTGGACTTCACCAAGGGCAACTACACGCTCGCCATCGCGGAGTTCCGGGAGTTCGTCCGGCGCCACCCGGACGCGTCACAGGCCGACGGCGCCCAGTACTGGATCGGCGAGTCCTACTTCAGCATGGGGCGCGCCGCGGCCTCGGCCGGCCAGGCGGACAAGGCGCGGGAGGCCTTGGAGCAGTCGGTGCAGGAGTTCCGCAAGGTCTTCGTAAACTATCCTCGGGGGCGCCAGGTGCCGACCGCGCTCTACAAGGAGGCGCTGGCGCTGGTCGAGCTCAAGCAGGTGAAGGTGGCGCAGGCGAGACTGCAGTACCTGGTGGACAACTTCCCGCAGTCGGAGGAGGCGCCCCTCGCCCGGGAGCGCCTCAAGAACCTAGGCCAGTAG
- the pal gene encoding peptidoglycan-associated lipoprotein Pal, which produces MVKPSEFSPNPNLKTIYFDFDKYNIRPDDAKTLDGDAAWLKANANNLVLIEGHCDERGTNEYNLALGEKRAKAAMNYLVAQGVQASRITIISYGKERPVCTEKTEACWAKNRRDNFLTKAR; this is translated from the coding sequence ATGGTGAAGCCCAGCGAGTTCTCTCCGAACCCGAATCTCAAGACCATCTACTTCGACTTCGACAAGTACAACATCCGGCCGGATGACGCCAAGACGCTCGACGGCGACGCCGCCTGGCTCAAGGCCAACGCCAACAACCTCGTGCTGATCGAGGGCCACTGCGACGAGCGGGGCACCAACGAGTACAACCTGGCCCTCGGCGAGAAGCGCGCCAAGGCGGCCATGAACTACCTCGTGGCGCAGGGTGTCCAGGCCAGCCGCATCACGATCATCTCCTACGGCAAAGAGCGGCCGGTGTGCACGGAGAAGACCGAAGCCTGCTGGGCCAAGAACCGGCGCGACAATTTCCTGACCAAGGCCCGCTAG
- the tolB gene encoding Tol-Pal system beta propeller repeat protein TolB: protein MTSLPRPARRLAAPAAAALAIFAAAVLGPAPARSQNPDVELNVRPGQIKKINIAVPDFTIVGGADPQNWAKRLPEITSADLAFTSLFSVVSGTPALPQGGAEALRPRLQEFAAAGALQALQGLLAVRGDRFEVEMRLYDLTSPDFRLIGSKKLLAHVSEPRRAAHKMADEVVLLVTGEPGVADTKMAFASTRSGVKELYVMDYDGAGPAAVTANKSINMSPNWSPDSRSLAFTSYMNEYPFLYRIFPFERRPVQLLAGYAGINTSPSWSPDGRTVALTLSKDGNPEIYLLTVATGAFRRLTTHAAIDTEPTWSPTGRELAFVSDRSGAAQVFVMDAEGTNVRRVTSSGFNTQPRWSPKGDTIAFTSRHGNHDIWAVSPDGSNLRRLTAGPGDNESASWSPNGRHLVFQSSRLGGTQLFTMLADGSEQQVLTGGPGQASSPAWSPRLP from the coding sequence ATGACGAGCCTCCCGCGCCCTGCCCGCCGGCTGGCTGCTCCGGCCGCCGCCGCGCTCGCGATCTTCGCCGCGGCGGTCCTGGGTCCCGCGCCGGCCCGCTCGCAGAATCCCGATGTCGAGCTCAACGTCCGGCCGGGGCAGATCAAGAAGATCAATATCGCCGTCCCGGACTTCACGATCGTGGGCGGCGCCGACCCGCAGAACTGGGCCAAGCGGCTGCCGGAGATCACCTCCGCGGATCTTGCCTTCACTTCGCTCTTCAGCGTGGTGTCGGGCACGCCCGCCTTACCGCAGGGCGGCGCCGAGGCGCTCAGGCCGCGGCTCCAGGAGTTCGCGGCGGCCGGGGCCCTGCAGGCGCTGCAGGGGCTCCTGGCGGTGCGCGGCGACCGCTTCGAAGTCGAGATGCGGCTGTACGACCTGACCTCGCCCGACTTCCGCCTGATCGGATCGAAGAAGCTCCTCGCGCACGTCTCGGAGCCCCGCCGCGCCGCCCACAAGATGGCCGACGAAGTCGTACTGCTCGTCACCGGTGAGCCCGGCGTCGCCGACACCAAGATGGCGTTTGCCAGCACGCGCTCGGGGGTCAAGGAGCTCTACGTGATGGACTACGACGGCGCGGGCCCCGCGGCCGTGACGGCCAACAAGTCCATCAACATGTCGCCGAACTGGAGCCCCGACTCGCGCTCGCTCGCCTTCACCTCGTACATGAACGAATACCCGTTCCTGTACCGCATCTTCCCCTTCGAGCGGCGGCCGGTGCAGCTCCTGGCGGGCTACGCGGGGATCAACACCTCGCCCTCCTGGAGCCCGGACGGCCGCACGGTGGCGCTGACCCTGTCCAAGGACGGCAACCCCGAGATCTACCTCCTGACCGTGGCGACGGGCGCCTTCCGGAGGCTGACGACGCACGCGGCCATCGACACCGAGCCGACGTGGTCGCCCACGGGGCGAGAGCTCGCCTTCGTGTCCGACCGCTCGGGAGCGGCGCAGGTCTTCGTGATGGACGCTGAGGGCACCAACGTCCGGCGCGTGACCTCGAGCGGGTTCAACACCCAGCCGCGATGGTCGCCCAAGGGCGACACGATCGCCTTCACCTCCCGGCATGGCAACCACGACATCTGGGCGGTCAGCCCGGACGGCTCGAACTTGCGGCGGTTGACGGCGGGCCCCGGTGACAACGAGAGCGCCTCCTGGTCGCCGAACGGGCGACACCTCGTCTTCCAGTCGAGCCGCCTCGGGGGCACGCAGCTCTTCACGATGCTGGCCGACGGGTCGGAGCAGCAGGTCCTGACCGGGGGGCCCGGGCAGGCGTCAAGTCCGGCTTGGTCGCCCCGACTTCCGTGA
- a CDS encoding TonB family protein, whose translation MRALTVARGLPMPSPLHATRWRAAAAPAPAPVPVKALAFSVLAHVVIIAALVGVALSGIWDRPKVHVVNLVTSIAAIGNPAGSAASLPARTLKPTTRELAPDPEPRAREAVKPPETALPSRAVTAREAVKPTEAALPSRAVTPRPGERDLPPMSTPSDRRGKTAAEPAARPSAAALGQATGSISGQGSLTLDVTDFPYAWYLRQVLQKVEERWQTQNRSSEPAQKPRIYVEIRRDGSIAPPRIEQTSGSSFYDRAALRAITEASPFPPLPADWANPSLRVLFNFDLKRG comes from the coding sequence ATGAGGGCGTTGACCGTCGCCCGCGGGCTGCCCATGCCCTCCCCCCTTCACGCGACGCGCTGGCGGGCGGCGGCGGCTCCGGCGCCGGCGCCGGTGCCGGTCAAGGCGCTGGCCTTCTCCGTGCTGGCCCACGTCGTCATCATCGCCGCGCTCGTGGGCGTGGCCCTTTCGGGCATCTGGGACCGCCCGAAGGTGCACGTGGTCAACCTCGTCACGTCAATCGCGGCCATCGGCAATCCGGCGGGGAGCGCGGCGTCCCTGCCGGCGCGCACGCTCAAGCCGACCACCCGCGAGCTCGCGCCCGACCCCGAGCCGCGCGCGCGGGAGGCGGTGAAGCCCCCGGAGACCGCCCTGCCCTCCCGCGCCGTCACCGCGCGCGAGGCGGTGAAGCCCACGGAGGCGGCCCTGCCCTCACGCGCGGTGACGCCGCGCCCGGGCGAGCGCGACCTCCCGCCGATGTCCACTCCGTCGGACCGGCGCGGCAAGACGGCGGCCGAGCCGGCTGCGAGGCCGTCGGCGGCGGCGCTCGGGCAGGCGACGGGCTCCATTTCCGGGCAAGGCTCGCTCACGCTCGACGTGACCGATTTCCCCTACGCGTGGTACCTGCGGCAGGTGCTCCAGAAGGTCGAGGAGCGCTGGCAGACGCAGAACCGCTCCAGCGAGCCCGCCCAAAAGCCGCGCATCTACGTCGAGATCCGGCGGGACGGCTCCATCGCGCCGCCCCGCATCGAGCAGACCTCGGGCAGCAGCTTCTACGACCGGGCCGCGCTTCGCGCCATCACCGAGGCGAGCCCGTTCCCGCCGCTTCCCGCGGACTGGGCCAATCCCTCCCTCCGCGTGCTCTTCAATTTCGACTTGAAGCGCGGATGA
- a CDS encoding biopolymer transporter ExbD has translation MAFTMDHGNGGGGGRRAGGALAEINIVPLVDVVLVLLLIFMLTAPLMYRGIDVNLPRTAGKPTVTEERMEVTLTKDQQIYLNGKPLALATLEQTLRDTFKNRTDKTLYLKADQALQYGFVVETMDRIRKSGIEKLGMVTEPVRGS, from the coding sequence ATGGCCTTCACCATGGACCACGGGAACGGCGGCGGTGGAGGCCGCCGCGCCGGCGGCGCGCTGGCCGAGATCAACATCGTCCCGCTCGTGGACGTCGTCCTCGTGCTGCTGCTCATCTTCATGCTGACGGCGCCGCTCATGTACCGGGGCATCGACGTCAACCTGCCGAGAACCGCCGGCAAGCCGACGGTGACGGAAGAGCGTATGGAGGTGACGCTCACCAAGGACCAGCAGATCTACCTCAACGGCAAGCCGCTGGCGCTCGCCACGCTCGAGCAGACGCTGCGCGACACCTTCAAGAACCGCACGGACAAGACGCTCTACCTCAAGGCGGACCAGGCCCTTCAGTACGGGTTCGTCGTCGAGACCATGGACAGGATCCGCAAGTCCGGCATCGAGAAGCTGGGCATGGTCACCGAACCCGTGCGGGGATCATGA
- a CDS encoding MotA/TolQ/ExbB proton channel family protein, with translation MSSDVLDPILQAGPLARFVLGVLLFFSVICWALIVEKWWEFRAIKRDAKGFTRAYREGRRFSIIYGAAKKFRSSPLAQLYSAAGLELSSVYGGVDQVDAALEDGEGLPRDALDAAHRAMRRATEIEVARMERYLPFLATTASAAPFIGLFGTVVGIMSAFHGIGQQGSASLAVVAPGISEALIATAAGLGAAIPAVMGYNFFINRTRRLATEMDGFTLDLVNIFARPAPAKAASR, from the coding sequence ATGTCTTCCGACGTCCTCGACCCAATCCTTCAGGCGGGTCCTCTCGCCAGATTCGTCTTGGGCGTGCTCCTCTTCTTCTCGGTCATCTGCTGGGCCCTCATCGTCGAGAAGTGGTGGGAGTTTCGCGCCATCAAGCGCGACGCGAAAGGCTTCACGCGGGCCTACCGCGAGGGGCGCCGATTCTCGATCATCTACGGCGCGGCGAAGAAGTTCCGCTCGAGCCCGCTCGCTCAGCTCTACTCGGCCGCGGGCCTCGAGCTGTCGAGCGTCTACGGCGGCGTGGACCAGGTGGACGCCGCGCTCGAGGACGGCGAAGGCCTGCCGCGTGACGCGCTCGACGCCGCGCACCGGGCGATGCGCCGCGCGACGGAGATCGAGGTGGCGCGCATGGAGCGCTACCTGCCCTTCCTCGCGACAACGGCCAGCGCCGCGCCCTTCATCGGCCTCTTCGGCACGGTCGTCGGCATCATGAGCGCCTTCCACGGCATCGGGCAGCAGGGCTCCGCGAGCCTGGCCGTCGTGGCGCCGGGCATCTCCGAGGCGCTGATCGCCACGGCCGCGGGGCTGGGCGCGGCGATCCCGGCCGTCATGGGCTACAACTTCTTCATCAATCGCACGAGGCGCCTGGCGACGGAGATGGACGGCTTCACGCTCGATCTCGTGAACATCTTCGCGCGGCCCGCGCCCGCAAAGGCCGCGAGCCGGTAG